Proteins encoded within one genomic window of Setaria italica strain Yugu1 chromosome IV, Setaria_italica_v2.0, whole genome shotgun sequence:
- the LOC101753510 gene encoding berberine bridge enzyme-like 26 has protein sequence MATSRASALALLLCALSASCHVAISGPPSYAPPKDDFLSCLTRSVPPRLLFAKSSPAYGATWSSTIRNLKFLSDKTVKPLYIITPTDASHIQAAVICGRRYGMRLRVRSGGHDYEGLSYRSDKPEPFTVVDLSKMRQVRVDGKQATAWVDSGAQLGEIYYAVAKATPKLGFPAGVCATIGVGGHFSGGGFGMMLRKYGTAADNVIDAKVVDANGKLLDRKAMGEDYFWAIRGGGGSSFGIVVSWQVKLVPVPPTVTVFQIHRGVNDGAADLIVKWQQVAPSLPEDLMIRIMAMGQDAMFEALFLGTCNDLVPLMNARFPELGMNPTHCNEMSWIQSVPYIPLGKSGTVRDLLNRTSNIKAFGKYKSDYVRDPIPKAVWETIFTWLVKPGAGVMIMDPYGGRISSIAEDATPFPHRQGMLFNIQYVSYWFGEGSAALPTQWSRDMYAFMEPYVTKNPRQAYVNYRDLDLGVNKVVGDVSTYESGRVWGEKYYKGNFERLARIKARVDPQDYFRNEQSIPPLLK, from the coding sequence ATGGCGACATCACGGGCCTCTGCCTTGGcgctcctcctctgcgccttgTCGGCCTCCTGCCACGTCGCCATTTCCGGCCCGCCGTCGTACGCGCCCCCCAAGGATGACTTCCTCTCGTGCCTCACCAGGAGCGTCCCCCCTCGGCTCCTCTTCGCCAAGAGCTCGCCGGCGTACGGCGCCACCTGGTCGTCCACCATCAGGAACCTCAAGTTCCTGTCCGACAAGACGGTGAAGCCGCTCTACATCATCACCCCCACCGACGCCTCCCACATCCAAGCCGCCGTCATCTGCGGCCGCCGATACGGCATGCGGCTCCGCGTGCGCAGCGGCGGGCACGACTACGAGGGCCTGTCGTACCGGTCCGACAAGCCGGAGCCGTTCACCGTCGTGGACCTTTCCAAGATGCGGCAGGTGCGCGTCGACGGCAAGCAGGCCACGGCGTGGGTGGACTCCGGCGCGCAGCTCGGCGAGATCTACTACGCCGTCGCCAAGGCGACACCCAAGCTCGGGTTCCCGGCGGGCGTGTGCGCGAccatcggcgtcggcggccacttcagcggcggcggcttcggcaTGATGCTCCGCAAGTACGGCACCGCCGCGGACAACGTCATCGACGCCAAGGTGGTGGATGCCAACGGCAAGCTGCTCGACAGGAAAGCCATGGGCGAGGACTACTTCTGGGCcatcaggggcggcggcggctcgagcTTCGGCATCGTGGTGTCGTGGCAGGTGAAGCTCGTGCCCGTCCCTCCCACGGTGACCGTGTTCCAGATCCACAGGGGGGTcaacgacggcgccgccgacctCATCGTCAAGTGGCAGCAGGTCGCGCCGTCGCTCCCCGAGGACCTCATGATCCGGATCATGGCCATGGGGCAGGACGCCATGTTCGAGGCCCTGTTCCTCGGCACGTGCAATGACCTGGTCCCGCTCATGAACGCCCGGTTCCCGGAGCTGGGCATGAACCCGACGCACTGCAACGAGATGTCGTGGATCCAGTCCGTGCCCTACATCCCGCTCGGCAAGTCGGGCACCGTGAGGGACCTCCTGAACCGGACGTCCAACATCAAGGCCTTCGGCAAGTACAAGTCGGACTACGTCCGGGATCCCATCCCCAAGGCCGTGTGGGAGACGATCTTCACCTGGCTCGTGAAgcccggcgccggggtcatgaTCATGGACCCCTACGGCGGCAGGATCAGCTCCATCGCCGAGGACGCGACGCCGTTCCCGCACAGGCAGGGCATGCTGTTCAACATCCAGTACGTCAGCTACTGGTTCGGCGAGGGCTCCGCCGCGCTGCCGACGCAGTGGAGCAGGGACATGTACGCGTTCATGGAGCCCTACGTGACCAAGAACCCGAGGCAGGCGTACGTCAACTACAGGGACCTCGACCTCGGCGTCAACAAGGTGGTCGGCGACGTCTCCACCTACGAGAGCGGCAGGGTCTGGGGCGAGAAGTACTACAAGGGCAACTTCGAGAGGCTCGCCAGGATCAAGGCCAGGGTGGATCCTCAAGACTACTTCAGGAATGAGCAGAGCATCCCGCCACTGCTCAAGTGA